Genomic segment of Salvelinus sp. IW2-2015 linkage group LG17, ASM291031v2, whole genome shotgun sequence:
AAGATTAGACAATGTATTACCCAGACATTTTTAGTAGGTAGGCCCCTAACTAGCTACGCACCTCGACGTTTCCGACATTATACAGACGCTCCCTAAGCGTTCATCTGTCCAGTAGAAACAACAGAGACGCGGTTTACCTTTGCAGGATGCTGGCAATCGTGTCACTGCTATCGGTTGTTGGAATGGTGCATTGCATTTAATATAATTTATAAACAGTTATTTTGACTAACGTATCAGGAACATGTATTGCGTTATGTCTCGTCCAGGCCAGGCGGTAGGGACCGGATGTGACGGTTAGGCTAGCATCATGCAAGCGAGCTAGCTAACCATAAATACACGCTTTGCAATTGAATGGTGGGTAGCATGTTAACATCACGTTCAGATTACACGATTTTGTAGTTATATAATTGCATTATTTAGGGATCGACTAAATAATGACATTTCGAGCTAATGTTCTCTTTGGTGGATGCATGGTTAGCTGTCTACGCTAGCAGCTAGCTACGCGAACAACTGAGCATGCGTGAACTCCGTGAGGGTATTTACTGTCCATCCTATTTTATCGATAacctcacccccccaaaaaaataattgGGCAGTCTAGCCTGAGCTACAGTTAATATTTTGTATCCAGGTTGCGTTAATTGAATAAATGCCTCTTTTAGGTATCTGTAACTAATATAAGGTAGGTAACTGCAAAATTAGCTTGCTAACTTTGAAGCAAACGCTGTAACCGTCGCTGTGGGATACCGGTTGGCCAATTATTACTCAGGATGGCGTCTGGCTGGCTCACATGGTGAAACCACTACGCTATCTAGCTAACAGTATACTGTAGCAATGTGGCAACACGATTTTTATTCGTTCGCTATAGAGGTTCTCCAAGCATATTTTTGAGAAGCTACAGGGGGGTACTGTTTGGTATCCAACCTTCGTCTTGCCGATCGTGGTATATGCTCTCCAATACAACACCAGTAACGTTTtttggctagctaactaatgtAACAAAAGCtatcttagctagctaaccagagATATATTGACATCACTGTAGTATTGGGCAGCAACTGTGTTCATTCACCTTAGCGAAGAGAAGTTCAATTTGTTACTACTAGTAGTTAGGtgagctaggttagctagctacagataaCTTACCTAGCTAACGTTTTATCTATTTAcaccaacgttagctagctaacaacaatcAATCTTAACTTGCCTGCTAGTATAGTATGCACAGATAGCTAGATCGATGCTTGCCCATTGCATTAGTCGTGTTCATTTTGTACAATTCTCTCTCCAGGGTTCCCCACCTTACATCTTACTTGCAAAGGGAAAGCCATAAGAAACCATGAAAGCGCACAAATCTCTCCCCAAAACCAAGCAGACGTCCAAGAGGCAACAATGTAATGGCAAGTGGTTCAAGCCCAAAAGAATTCCCAAAAACTCAGACTCTTCAAACCTCAGCCCAAGCACAGCCATGGCCAAGCTCGAGCACCACGCATCTAACCTTAGAAAGGACAAGCCTAACCTGAAGAGACTGAAGAAGGCGGCCAAGGCTGTGTCCTTCAGACAGGTCAAGACTCCGGCTGCCACGGAGAGGACCCCCACTCGTCACCTGACCAACGGGGGAGCAGGTGGACCAGAGCAGGGCAGTGACTCAGACGAGTCCCAGGACTGGAGCTCCTTTGCCAAGTCTGTTCTACATCAAAATGGTGGTGGAGAGAGTATGGAGGGCCAGGAGAGTTGTGTCTCAGCCAAAGCTGCGCCTGGCAGGATAGAGGAGGAGGCTTTTGTTCACTGTGCAGAGCGAGACTACATCCATAATCGCACAGTGCTGGTCATGCAACAGGGTCAGGTACTTGCACAGTATTTTCAGCTACACTTTTTACTTTTCAGTGGCAACTACACTCCCCGCTATAAGCTACTTCCTGTGTGCTTTCACTAATGCCTCCTGCTATGGTTTTGTCTCTTATAAATGGTATTATTAATTTTGTCCATGCTGTGTGGATTAAAGTTATTCTAAGTCACCCTGATTTCTTTCTCCTGCAGACCCTGTGTTTTAGAGGGAAGTGCCTTCTGTCATGTCTGTACGGTCGGGTGGAGGTGCATGGTTTCACACTTGAGGAGGGTCAGCAGTCCTACCCACTGTTTTCCCCTTCCTCACATTGCCCCCTCACCGTCACAGCACTGGGGGATTCCCCTAACCCCAGCAAGACCAAGAAAGCGGGCCGTCTAGAGGCCAAAGCCATTGTCCGCAAGTACCTCTCTACAGGTAAGGATAGCCTTTGAATGAGACCATCCCCCCTTTAAATAATTTGCATGACACTATCCTCAGCTGCCTTCTTTGAGTGATTTGTTTCCAGTTATAGGCCTAGTTAGATCACCCTTGAGGGAGTAAATTGTTGGTTTGAGTTTGAAGAAACCTTACAAACAAGCAGCATTTAATCTTTATTTTCTGTGTTCTGTTTAGAGTCACGTAATAGGTTGTTGAGCGAAGTAGATTCAGACTCCTGTGTGATCCTGCTGGAGCCCCTGGACACCCCTCTGACGCGGTTCCTCACCAGTTTCCCAGACCTCAAAGAGCTGTTTGGACTCAGTTCGGTGGGTTGACTCTGATAATCCTATGTTGTCATCTATCTACAGCATGTTACTACTGGCCTTTTCATACAAACTTTTATTGTACCGACCTCTTCTTTGTAGAATTACTGTAAAGCATGTTTTGACAActactgatgtaaaaatggctttataaatacatttgatttatttgaatgATAGAGGGACATCCGAGACAGTTCAGCTATGCTGGACACTCCGCTCTCTGGCCTTGGCATAACCCCACTGCGGAAAACAGCCGGAGGCATGGTTATGTCACAGACCTACAGGGAGGCTCTCAACGGCCTGGTTAACGCATgtgcaggtaaacacacacacagccctgctaTCTTAAAGATgaaccccaaaaaatgacttatttGGTTGAAAAAGATCTACGTGGCATCAGTATTATTTAGAAACACTTATTCTAGTGCCaacattgactacaaagtgtaaatactGACTTTATAACCAAAAGTATACTATCTTCCAAAAGGGAGATTTGTGACATTTAGGGGAAACTATTACACTCCTAAGTCCTTGGATATTTGAGAGTTGTTTTTTGATTTCAATCATGCCCAGTCTTGCCCACTAACACGGGATGGTAATGCCTAGGGAGTATTGTCATGCACGGCGAACCGGTTGCGCCAAGTGCGCTCTATCCAATTGTAGCAGCAGAATCAACCTACAGTAAACCCATTAGCATGCAGCGCCTCGGACTTGTTTACAtgagacaacaatacataaaTCGTTGCCAATGTTATGTTGAAAGAACGAGACTTGGTGTTTATCAAGGTCTTGGGTTTTTTCCAACTCAAACATCCTCACATTCGTGAGCTAATGTTAGCATCACAAACACAACTGTCATCAAAGACACTGATACCAGAGAAGGTACAGAAAACAGGAAATCCTCTGAGCTTGGTATTCTTGACCAATCACGTTCATATGCTGTGTCACCAGGCCGCGTTCAGCAGGACACAATCTTTGGGAACGTTCAAATAGAAATATGTACTATAGAACAAAACATACCTCTGACATGTAGACCAAGCAATCATGAATGTGGCCCAGGTTGCTAAGCCATTCGTCACATGTACGGTGGCTGTTTGGGATATTTCAAGTAAACGACACACAACGGTAGAGAACATAATACACCCACTTCAAACTCTCATTGCttctagcatttcttaatgaggaTGTGGAGAAGTGAGGAGACATGAGTGAGTTCAGCCCCTCTTTAACATGACAAACAGGCCCCCTTCAGTTCTTTTCAATAGACAAGTATGTCATGTTTCTGTTGTATTCCACATGATGGAGACTGAGATATTTCAACCTGATGACCTATGGACTGTTTTTGTTCTTTGTCTACAGAGGAGCTAGATGGCTGTCCAGTTATTCTTGTATGTGGTGCCAAGAATGTTGGAAAGTCCACCTTCAACCGTCACCTCATCAATACCTTACTTAACCAGTGAGTAGTGTGTTGTTGATTTATGTTTGTTTGGTTGGAAGGTTCTTCAGTGATGCAATGCTTATAGCAATAAccctccctgtgtgtctgtgtgtgcagcaCTGCAAGTGTAGAATACCTGGAGTGTGACCTGGGCCAGACAGAGTTCACTCCTTCAGGTTGTCTCTCCCTGTCTACTGTCAGAGAGCCACTGCTGGGTATGTATCGTAACTGTTTCCTTTACAATCATGTGTACAATACATTTTAGTGCAGTGAGTGAGTTTTCCTTACACATGGCAAATACACTGCAACTACCTGTATTTCCCAATATTTTCAAAGGTCCTATAAACGTTTGGGGTCTTAACTAATCCAAACTAagcctggtctgtctgtcatgttgttTCCAGGTCCCCCCTTTACACACCAGTGGGCCCCAGAGCACATGATCTTCTATGGCCAGTCGTCCTGTGAAACAGACCTGGACCGCTATCTTGAGTCCCTCAAGTCCCTGTGGCGCTTGTACAACCGAGAGACGCCCATCGTCATCAACACCATGGGCTGGGTCAAAGGTCAGTAGCACAGTATTCTTGGCAACCTGGGGGCAAAATTAGTCTCAAATGCCATGTTCATGTATAGCCCAATCTTTAATTAGAGGGGAAAGCAAGCACACATTTTAACAGAAATAATGCATAGTAATTCATACTTGTATTATTTACAAATGTTTTTCATTCTGCCATTTAAACATGTGCCTGCTTCTTCAGGTTTTGGCTTTCAGTTGTTGGTGGACATCATTCGCCTCTTCTCCATTTCTCACGTGGTGCAGCTCAGTAGTGGGGATAAAGTCATGTGCCCCCAACTCACCCCTGAGTTCCTGAGGTCATCCCACGGCTGGCAGACACACCCTCCTGTCCAGTCAGCTTTGGGGGAGGACAACTCTGGAACTCATCCTGCCCAGCGGAGTTACACTCTATTCCGTATTCACTCAGAGTTTGAAGGAGCAGGGCGCCCGGGCGAAATGTAAGAGTCCTAACAACACAACAGCTTTCTTGGTTGCCATGGATATCATTTTTTTTGCTGATGGAAGATACTTGCCCTTTACTTGTAGAGAAAAGACAAACCCACCCTGCACTTCTTGCCAGGAACACTTGTCCATTAAGCTGAGCCTTCGTCTGCCCTACTTCTctgacttcctctctctctcctctgctgtgtgtgtgttattcttcCAAAGGAGACACCAGCGTAGCAACGAGCAGCGTGACCTGGCTCTGCTGGGCTACTTCAGCCAGCTGCAGTCCCCTGAACCAGGCCCTGTCAGACCCCTACACTGCTTCACCCCCTACCAGGTAAGAAATCATCATCACTTTTTGAAGAAGAATGTTGCCACAATCTGAAGCGTTGATGCAACCCATTCTGAAGTGTCCTGTTCTGCCAGCCTGCATGCGTGTGCCAAATCATGTTTATTTATGATAAGCATAGGATTCAAGTCTGTTTTTATTGTTAAATGCTAATGCCACTACGTCCATCTCTTGTCCTCTCCCTGCAGGTTCCCCATTCAGCAGTGGCTGTGGGTGTGACACACTGCGAGGTGGCACCAACTCATGTGCTCTACACTGCCAATGCCAGTCTGGTGGGGCTGTGCTGTCTGAATGAGAAGGTATCAGGCAGGGGAAGCCCAGTACTGCTCTCCCAAacccctgtctgtccctgtgtggGCTTTGGTACGCGTATATACACAATATTAACCATAAACACATTCTCTTTCAGTCTTCTGATGTGTGGTAACAACAGTAATACATGTATATCAAACCTAGAACAATAACTAAGTTTGGCATCTCCACATGGATGACTACCTCTTGGATGGATGACAAGCTGGTGAGAGCAATCTATTAAGTAGTGTTTCTCTCTGTTCCGCAGGTGTCCTTCGAGGTGTGGACATGGCACGGGGCCTGTACTTCCTTGTTACACCTGTAGCTCCCTCCATCCTCCGTCAGGTCAACTGTCTTCTGCTGGGGGCTGTCACACTGCCCAACACCCTCCTCACAGGCCAGGTAAGATGAGATGATACCTCCCACACACTAAGCACTCCACCGACATACTCTCTGCTCCTTAAACCTGTTCAATGTCTTTGTTTGACTTTCACACTTGAATATCAACTATAATAAAACTGCCCcaaactattaaaaaaaaaatcggacTGATTTGTTGTCCTGTTCCTCCATCGGTGTAAGCTTTTACCTATCAAAGTATTTTGGTTCAGTCACTCATGCTTACGTCTTCTTAGTCCATATTCTCTTTCTGTTACAGACGGGAATTCTGGGAGATCCTCCCTACGTCACAATGGACTACAGCTTTGAGCTAACCGGGGCCGGCAAGCTTCACGCCTTCAAGGGGCTTACAAGACCTGGCCAGATGAAAAACGCAAagtgattgtttttgtttttatggtTTCACAGCAAGAAATctgaatcttttttatttttttgccttgGTGTTTTAAAGTCAATAAACAAGGCCAGAGTTAAGGTCGTTGAATGTACAGAAGAGAAGGTTCAGGAGACGGTGTACCGTAGAGTTGGGGTGAGTGACTCGAGGCATACTCACACTCCAGATCAGAGTGCTGAAGACGACCCAGGCTGTGGAGGTTAACTCCCTCTTGTAGGCGTCAATTGGGTTTACCTTGGTCTACAATCATGagagaatttttttggggggggttgctGTATTCAATAGTTTAGGATGTTTGAATGTGTTTCTATCACAAGGATAATATCTAGACATGCAGTTAAACCTCtgtctgcatctgaaatggcactgtattccctagcgcactggtcaaaagtagtgcgctatataaggaagagggtgccatttgggacacattctggGTTTAATGTCTATTTCTCGTGGGTCACATTCCAAAGCCAAGATTGTACACATTATCAAATGTAAACAAATTGatatactttttgttgttgaaaatgtgaGCTTTTCTTGTCACTGTCAGAACTTTCTAAATCTTTCTAAATCTTTGGTCTTTTTAAGTGGCCCATCATGACATGTCCCTAGCAGATGTGATATCATGGTTAAATGTTCAAAGTTCCATgtcataatatacagtaccagtcaaaagtttggacacacctactcattcaaggatttatctttgtttactattttctacattgtaaaataatagggaagacaaactatgaaattacacatatggaatcatgtcgtaaaaaaagtgttaaacaaatcaaaatataagtagccaccctttgccttgatgacagctttgcgcagtcttggcattctctcaaccagcttcgcctggaatgcttttccaacagttttgaaggagttcctacatatgctgatgacttgttggctgcttttccttcactctgcggtccaactcatcccaaaccatatcaattgggttgaggtcgggtgattgtgtaggccaagtcatctgatgcaacactatcactccttggtcaaatagctcttacacaacctggaggtgtgttgggtcattgtcctgttgaaaaacaaatgatagtcccactaagagcaaaccagatgggatggcgtatcactgtggtagccatgctggttaagtgtgccttgaattctaaataaatcactgacagtgtcaccagcaaagcaccaccacgccatgcttcacggtgggaaccacacatgcagagatcatccgttcacctattctgcgtctcacaaagacacggcagctggaactaaaaatctcacatttagactcatcagaccaaaggacagatttccaccggtctaatgtccattgtttgtgtttcttggcccaagcaagtctcttcttattggtgttctttagtagtggtttctatgcagcaattcgaccatgaatagtggatgttgagatgtctgttacttgaactctgtaaagcatttatttggctgcaatcaTGAGGTGCAGTTAGttgctgatttctgaggctggtaaccctaatgaacctatcctctgcagcagaggtaactctgggtcttcctttcctgtggcggtcctcatgagagccagtttcatcatagcgcttgatggtgtttgcgactgcacttaaagaaactttcaaagttcttgaaattttgcgaattgactgacctccatgtctaattaatgatggactgtcgtttctctttgctttgagctgttcttgtaatcatatgaacttggtattttaccatgtagggctattttctgtataccatccctaacttgtcacaacacaactgattgtctcaaacacaataacttttaaggcacacctgttaattgaaatgcattccaggtgactacctcatgaagctggttgagagaatgccaagattgtgacAAAGCTgacatcagggcaaagggtggctactttgaagaatctcaagtagaacactttttcggttactacatgattccatatgtgttatttcatagttttgatgtcttcactatttttccaCAATGCGGAATGTATATTGTCTTGAAAAGAGGTTGTACATTTTGGCCATTTTACAGATTAAGATTCACTCTACAAGTGATATTAATGAAAAGCCTGGATGGAGTAGGACATGAAAGTGCTTGCAGGGGTCTTCTCTGACAATGAAAACcattaaaacaaaagaaaacataaTGTCACTTGCTCAACAATCTGTCTATAGAGCTATTGGATAACACCTGTCAAAAATATTCCAGAGCAACAAAAAAAGGAGAAACCTGTACACACATTGTAGTTCACTACGAATTGTTACAGTTTTCCGTCCATgttttatcaaatgtttttttttaccatagTAGTGGATGTAGATGCGTCAAGTAACGTCTTTGTTACATTTCTGAGAGTACTGGATTACTGAACATTGATTTACCTATTTATTCATCTAACCTTGGGACAAAATATGAACTATGGCATTGATGGTGCGATAAAGGACAGAGTGGAAATGAGAACTACAGGCAAGAACTGTTACCGATCCGTTATtctttttttcccattttgtttctctctttctcttttatcCCTCCTGTTCCATCAGGAGTTTTGTTTGACAGAAGTTGGTAATAGTAGGCCTAAATAAAACTTCCTTTAAGTTCTTTGTTACTTGGGTGTAGGATTTTTTTGTGTCCTGAAAAGGGCAGTGATTTACAGGTTCATGTTTTTTTCCTCaaacctttttttgggggggggtatacaTTTCAAGTAACAAAAACATTCGTACCAGAGTGGATCATACAGTTAAAGGGGATAAGAAGTCACACAAGTATTACGAGGTGTTGTCTTTGTGTCCTGAAGAGGGAAGTGTTGTTCAGTTTTATTTTTCTAATGTATCAACCTTAAACTCACAGTCCTAGGAGATTTTATGGGAAGCCACACGAGAGTATTATGAGTGTATAGACACAGTTTAGGAGCCTAATGACAAACACACAGATTGAGTGAACCCAATCATTTCAAGTGATTAGACAGGTGGGACTCTAAATTAGTCTCTCACCCTCTACACGTATGCATGCATGTCTCTTTACAAGGAAGGCTCTTGTCTGATATGGTTTGCTGGTCATTGATTGTTTTGACTTGGAAGAGAGAACAAGGACTCATTGTGAGCATACTCTACATTCACATACAACTGTGGAGACTTGCTAATTTGTTGTGGGCCATTTATATAATCTCCCTATTTCCCACCTTGCTTTGCTTTGTTTACCATTTCCCTCCCCTTTGTTGGGGAGGGGAGCATACAAACAACTGGAGCTGCATTGTGGTCACGTAATTCTTTTAGCTTTGTCAGAGCAGACATCTTTCCTGAGAGTCCCATGCAACCCAATGAGAGATCTCCCAAGTTGGAGGTCCCACTCAAGACAGTCCAAATAGAGCCTAAAGCCTGGGAATAAACACATAGGATTTATCTGATGAAATCCGCTGCTCACACTGTAGTAGACTAAACCATTGGGCCATTTTTCATGATTAATGTAGATGGAGATTGGTGTTAATGTAGAAATGGAGGAATGCATTTAGTATGAGGGCATGTTCTTCTTGCCTAGTGGTCAATCCATCACAGTTCAGCCAAAGAATGTTTTATCCTTCTTGTCTTGTAATACTGGTAGAATTGGCATCGTTGAAGTCAACGGTTTACAGTAAGATAGAGATTTGTCATCTGATTATATCATTTCCCACCACCCACAAAGGGACACGGACTGATATCTGCCTTTGCTTCAATTGAAACAACTGACAAATCCTTCTGCATGGAATCCCTATACAACCACTAATATGAATAAAATGCTGAGGACTGAAAGGCCTTCTTGAGTCCCGAATGTCATCTAAGAGAAGTGTAAAGACATTACAGGTTAGATCATGCAGATTCTAGGATTTGTTGCCGGTGAACCATTGGTCAATCTTGGGAATAACCTTTCCCTAAACCAATCTGCCTAAATCTGAATGGCATGTGACTGTGTGAACTACTGGCTTTCAATACAAACATCCAAGCACAACAAGAAATTATTGTTAGTTTCAAAGTGTGCATAATAAACATAGAGACAATGGGTATGTAAGGGGGTACGTCATAGCCCACAATGGCAACTTCTGCCCCAAAAGTAGCAGAGTCCATGGGAATCAAATATAATATTTAGCTAAAACTAAATTAGGCATTTTTTTCTATGTAATTTCCGAGGCCAATCAATCAAGAGACAATTGCATGCATCAAATGTATCGATTGTTAGCTAAAGCAGGGTCCTTCAATGTTTTCTTGCCACGGACCGCCTTTCAGGCAAACCGGCGACCCCCATCATACGCtagcaaaatattttgttttgtcttatcatcaggtgaatgataatggcaaagATAAGTAATCAACAACTATAGATTCGGTAGATAGATTTTCATTAGTTTGACCTGCCCACgttataattggaagaggaagtgtaaactctaacatagtcTATTAGCTAAGAAAAAAAGGAGACTTTCTCATCTCTTTTATGGTAGGTAATTCAAAATGAattattctgttgttgctagcgaaattcaaaatatattttgggggaaaaGTGTTCCACTTTCTTCttttcacatatatatatatatatatatatatatatatatatatatatatacagtatcgtGTTTTCTTTTCAtggaccccctgcagtacctccacggAACCCCAGTTAAATTCCCCTGAGCTATGGAATGTTTCCTGAGCTAAAGGAATGTTTGATTGAATGAAACAGTATCTGAATTTTGatacattgtttaaagtgaaacATTGGATACTTTTTCCTCACTGTCAATTTGTTACAATAACCagatttccatccaacctttttatgtgagtaaagtagcCTCTATGTCGAAtaaaaaatgtcacgacaggACACGtttgtcggtaaactttccaaatgttgacaaaacaaaatacacaagAGAAAGTGGGTTCTTTTTGTGTctttaaaattaattatgcgataAATGGCGGTGGAAGTGCCTTTATGcttaaatattgatataataaccagtATATCCCTCCAAGAGATCTACAGGtgtcacaggatggccaaaaaCATAATCAAGAACCTCAGCCATCCGAgacaccccgctaccatccagaaggcggagacagtacaggtgcatcaaagctaggaccgagagactgaaaaacagcttatatctccaggccatcagaccgttaaatagtcaccactagccggcctccgcccagttaGTACcttgccctgaacttagtcactgttactagccggctaccaccctgtACTCTAccccagcatttcccaaactcggtcctgcccccccacacctagcactgcacagctgattcaaataaccaactcatcattaagctttgaTGATTTCAATCCGCTGTgtaatgctagggcaaaaaccaaaacgtgcgcCCAGGGTGGGGGGCCCAGGACcaagactgctgccctatgtaccgTACAtcgtcattgaacactggtcactttattaatgtttacatacggttttacccacttcatatgtatatactatattctagtcaaggctcatcttacataactactgctgtacacacctttcctattcatatactgtccatactgtctatacacaccattatatatatgtatacatacacacatatatatatataaatatatgtatacatatatatatatatgtgtgtgtatatacagtggggagaacaagtatttgatacactgccgattttgcaggtttcctacttacaaagcatgtagaggtctgtaatgttttatcataggtacacttcaactgtgagagacggaatcttaaacaaaaatccagaaaatcacattgtatgatttttaagtaattcatttgcattttattgcatgacataagtatttgtcacctaccaaccagtaagaattccggctctcacagacctgttagttttctttaagaagccctcctgttctccactcattacctgtattaactgcacctgttttaactcgttacctgtataaaagacacctgtccacacactcaatcaaacagactccaacctctccacaatgccaagaccagagagctgtgtaaggacatcagggctaaaattgtagacatgcacaaggctgggatgggctacaggacaataggcaagcagcttggtgagaaagcaacaactgttggtgcaattattagaaaatggaagaagtttcaagatgacggtcaatcaccctcggtctggggctccatgcaagatctcacctcgtggggcatcaatgatcaggaggaaggtgaggatcagcccagaactacacggcaggacctgtcaatgacctgaagagagctgggacccacgtctcaaagaaaaccattagtaacacactacgccgtcatggattaaaatcctgcagcgcacgcaaggtccccctgctcaagccagcgcatgtccaggcccgtctgaagtttgccaatgaccatctggatgatccagaggaggaatgggaggaggtcatgtggtctgatgagacaaaaatagagctttttggtctaaactccactcgccgtgtttggaggaagaagaaggatgagtacaaccccagaaaaccatcccaaccgtgaagcatggagtggaaacatcat
This window contains:
- the nol9 gene encoding polynucleotide 5'-hydroxyl-kinase NOL9, which produces MKAHKSLPKTKQTSKRQQCNGKWFKPKRIPKNSDSSNLSPSTAMAKLEHHASNLRKDKPNLKRLKKAAKAVSFRQVKTPAATERTPTRHLTNGGAGGPEQGSDSDESQDWSSFAKSVLHQNGGGESMEGQESCVSAKAAPGRIEEEAFVHCAERDYIHNRTVLVMQQGQTLCFRGKCLLSCLYGRVEVHGFTLEEGQQSYPLFSPSSHCPLTVTALGDSPNPSKTKKAGRLEAKAIVRKYLSTESRNRLLSEVDSDSCVILLEPLDTPLTRFLTSFPDLKELFGLSSRDIRDSSAMLDTPLSGLGITPLRKTAGGMVMSQTYREALNGLVNACAEELDGCPVILVCGAKNVGKSTFNRHLINTLLNHTASVEYLECDLGQTEFTPSGCLSLSTVREPLLGPPFTHQWAPEHMIFYGQSSCETDLDRYLESLKSLWRLYNRETPIVINTMGWVKGFGFQLLVDIIRLFSISHVVQLSSGDKVMCPQLTPEFLRSSHGWQTHPPVQSALGEDNSGTHPAQRSYTLFRIHSEFEGAGRPGEMRHQRSNEQRDLALLGYFSQLQSPEPGPVRPLHCFTPYQVPHSAVAVGVTHCEVAPTHVLYTANASLVGLCCLNEKVSGRGSPVLLSQTPVCPCVGFGVLRGVDMARGLYFLVTPVAPSILRQVNCLLLGAVTLPNTLLTGQTGILGDPPYVTMDYSFELTGAGKLHAFKGLTRPGQMKNAK